The following coding sequences lie in one Longimicrobium sp. genomic window:
- a CDS encoding PQQ-binding-like beta-propeller repeat protein translates to MVAQSTRPWRVRASVVLLAAALPLAAAGCEDIFGGARGGAPPLLWRTPLEAKMSTSDELPATDGERVYAIAGGMVTFDARSGAIVWTYKLTFTVPKNATVRNGRVMAAEGIAFALDAATGQELWRFTPDSHSGFGKSTADDRAFYFGTASHRVYALDQASGALLWSRDLGPDWKYPGHIKGAAVSGDTLYVTAEQFYAQNGYISTGWIFAMDRGTGEILWRYQNGEGKDWRTVSSSPTVAGALLLVSDATGNSFFAVDRFTGREVWRVIGAPGKFGPEYSPVVEDGTAYVASADNFVYAVDVHTGQVRWKTRTPASNYGFAVCGSRIFVSWPGLSVLDRNTGRVLYQADEESTEYPTSGLVADGDRVFMLGNRAAYAYRCN, encoded by the coding sequence ATGGTAGCCCAGTCAACACGGCCATGGCGTGTCCGCGCCTCAGTCGTTCTGCTCGCGGCGGCGCTTCCGTTGGCGGCTGCAGGTTGCGAGGACATCTTCGGAGGAGCCCGAGGCGGTGCGCCCCCCCTGCTCTGGCGCACACCGCTGGAAGCGAAAATGAGCACCTCCGACGAACTGCCCGCCACGGATGGCGAGCGAGTGTACGCGATCGCGGGCGGAATGGTGACGTTCGACGCGCGATCCGGCGCGATCGTCTGGACGTATAAGCTGACGTTCACTGTCCCAAAGAACGCAACGGTGCGGAACGGCCGCGTCATGGCCGCGGAAGGGATCGCGTTTGCCTTGGACGCGGCCACCGGCCAGGAGTTGTGGCGGTTTACGCCGGACTCGCATAGCGGGTTCGGTAAAAGCACCGCGGATGACCGGGCGTTCTATTTCGGGACCGCGTCGCACCGGGTGTACGCGCTGGACCAGGCCTCCGGCGCGCTTCTGTGGAGCCGTGACCTGGGACCGGACTGGAAGTACCCTGGGCACATAAAGGGGGCCGCCGTCAGCGGCGACACCTTGTACGTAACCGCCGAACAGTTTTACGCGCAGAACGGCTACATCTCCACGGGCTGGATCTTCGCGATGGACCGGGGTACGGGAGAAATCCTTTGGCGCTACCAGAACGGCGAAGGAAAAGACTGGCGCACGGTTTCCTCCAGCCCGACCGTGGCCGGCGCGCTGTTACTCGTGAGCGACGCGACGGGGAACTCATTCTTTGCCGTCGACCGATTTACCGGCCGCGAGGTGTGGCGTGTAATTGGTGCACCTGGGAAATTCGGGCCCGAATACTCCCCCGTCGTGGAGGATGGAACCGCATACGTAGCATCCGCCGACAACTTCGTTTACGCCGTGGACGTTCATACGGGCCAAGTACGCTGGAAAACCCGCACGCCGGCGAGCAACTACGGGTTTGCCGTGTGCGGCAGCCGCATCTTCGTGAGCTGGCCAGGACTGTCCGTGCTGGACCGCAATACCGGACGGGTGCTTTACCAGGCCGATGAGGAGTCTACGGAGTACCCTACGTCCGGTTTGGTGGCGGACGGCGACCGCGTGTTCATGCTGGGCAACAGGGCTGCGTACGCGTACCGCTGCAACTGA
- a CDS encoding alpha/beta hydrolase, producing MTFEYAATTQSLGGVRLSAAASDERGRVERLPNGRVRVTNDMPPAAAAAVGRTMRTYALRGEKYVLEQVDVETDAPSEKGNMRARSSMVLRNVTWHHNKQKDAGRRVQREQARMAPSAPQNPSRYTELCGPEALTCGGEPPPPNDEGSTGGGGGGGTDGNLCGTVGPNTRNVLFQHGIYSSGGTWHRMLFWMRADFYLGCTPAPDLTSSARIADQAADLTGKIQATGHTGYILIGHSQGGLVSRYVGRYHPELVSGVVTVGTPHLGAPIMRTELAAAMAGLIGVNALSTYGCIDGPSVIGCKKPAHFAAFGIPLIGKIIGDAASPVRVDLKPGSNLQATLNGSAEPFPRVGIQHYAKKLFVEWRLVGDYVDIPEGPNGGRYWARQANGAFITNTACAVLGWLMNAGATAGRCATRATGMLATTGVWNIMTARLGKTDGIVPGSSQIYPNAMQNYDIPRGDSHVGETKSDLTRRELRKALVNRMGVVRRDTW from the coding sequence ATGACATTTGAATATGCCGCCACGACGCAGTCGCTGGGCGGGGTGCGGCTCTCGGCCGCCGCATCCGACGAACGCGGCCGCGTTGAACGGCTGCCGAACGGACGCGTCCGCGTCACCAACGACATGCCGCCCGCGGCGGCGGCGGCCGTTGGGAGAACCATGCGGACCTATGCCCTGCGAGGCGAGAAGTACGTGCTGGAGCAGGTGGACGTGGAGACCGACGCCCCGTCGGAGAAGGGAAACATGCGCGCGCGCAGCAGCATGGTCCTGCGCAACGTGACGTGGCACCACAACAAGCAGAAGGACGCCGGGCGGCGGGTGCAGCGCGAGCAGGCGAGGATGGCTCCGTCTGCTCCCCAGAATCCCTCACGATACACGGAGCTCTGCGGTCCCGAGGCTCTCACCTGTGGCGGCGAGCCGCCTCCGCCCAACGACGAGGGGAGCACGGGGGGAGGAGGAGGGGGAGGCACGGACGGAAATCTCTGCGGCACCGTGGGCCCGAACACGCGCAACGTGCTCTTTCAGCATGGAATATACAGCAGCGGAGGCACATGGCACCGGATGTTGTTCTGGATGAGGGCCGACTTCTACCTGGGATGCACTCCTGCGCCTGACCTGACTTCATCGGCGCGCATCGCGGATCAGGCCGCCGATCTGACCGGGAAGATCCAGGCAACGGGGCATACCGGGTACATCCTGATCGGCCACAGCCAGGGCGGATTGGTCTCGCGTTACGTTGGGCGCTACCACCCCGAACTCGTGAGCGGGGTCGTAACCGTGGGAACCCCCCACCTCGGCGCTCCGATCATGCGAACGGAGCTGGCGGCGGCGATGGCAGGCCTGATCGGCGTGAATGCGCTCTCCACCTATGGCTGCATAGACGGACCAAGTGTGATCGGCTGCAAGAAACCGGCGCACTTCGCCGCCTTCGGTATCCCCCTTATCGGCAAGATCATCGGTGACGCCGCTTCGCCGGTGAGGGTGGATCTGAAGCCGGGCAGCAATTTGCAGGCGACGCTCAACGGCTCGGCCGAACCGTTTCCCCGTGTCGGCATTCAGCACTATGCCAAGAAGCTGTTCGTGGAGTGGCGGCTGGTCGGTGACTACGTGGACATCCCCGAGGGGCCCAATGGCGGTCGGTACTGGGCGAGGCAGGCGAATGGAGCGTTCATTACCAACACGGCGTGCGCGGTGCTCGGATGGCTGATGAATGCCGGAGCCACTGCTGGCCGGTGCGCCACCCGCGCGACAGGAATGCTGGCCACCACCGGAGTGTGGAACATCATGACGGCCCGCCTGGGAAAGACCGATGGGATCGTTCCGGGCAGCTCGCAGATCTACCCGAACGCGATGCAGAACTACGACATCCCGAGGGGGGATTCCCACGTGGGGGAGACCAAGAGCGACCTGACCCGGCGCGAGCTGCGGAAAGCGCTCGTCAATCGCATGGGCGTGGTGAGGAGAGACACATGGTAG
- a CDS encoding AAA family ATPase — MSAAVDPPMLVFLVGPPAVGKMTVGHELAALTGLRLFHNHHTIELVLRFFPFGSPPFQRLVAEFRRRVFEEVAESNLPGLIFTYVWAFDEPSDEAAVDGWADIFRKRGGRVVFAELEASQGERLRRNETEFRLAEKPSKRDLAASRQRLLQADARYRLNSRGACDGRDDWFRLDTTDLAAAEAAERILVHFGLPRVTC; from the coding sequence ATGAGCGCTGCCGTCGATCCCCCGATGCTCGTCTTCCTGGTGGGTCCGCCGGCCGTTGGGAAGATGACGGTAGGCCACGAGCTCGCGGCCCTTACCGGCCTGCGGCTCTTCCACAACCATCACACGATCGAACTCGTTCTGCGGTTCTTTCCGTTCGGCTCTCCGCCGTTCCAGCGCCTGGTTGCAGAATTCCGCCGCCGCGTGTTCGAAGAAGTAGCCGAAAGCAACCTGCCCGGGTTGATCTTCACGTATGTGTGGGCGTTCGACGAGCCGAGCGACGAAGCCGCGGTGGATGGGTGGGCCGACATCTTCCGGAAGAGAGGTGGGCGTGTCGTTTTCGCGGAACTCGAGGCGTCCCAGGGGGAACGGCTGCGCCGGAACGAAACCGAGTTCCGCCTGGCCGAAAAGCCGTCGAAGCGCGATCTCGCCGCGTCACGCCAACGGCTGCTGCAGGCAGACGCCCGTTATCGACTGAACTCGCGCGGTGCCTGCGACGGGCGAGACGACTGGTTCCGCCTCGACACCACGGACCTGGCAGCGGCCGAGGCCGCGGAAAGGATCCTCGTTCATTTCGGACTCCCGCGGGTAACCTGCTGA
- a CDS encoding class I SAM-dependent methyltransferase codes for MRSFIYDTLILRLTSRWYAEVLRRVPEGAALLDVGIGTAGALLANDDLVKRKRLRIVGIDIDADYVARARQRLGHSSLSGLAEVRLESVYDHHGGPYDAVYFSGSFMLLPAPEQALRHCCALLNPGGRIFFTQTIQKQPARWMETLKPMLKRVTSIDFGRVTYEADFRAQIHAAGLELEEFTALAQHGSRASYIAVARPAHTRIVAHPRQPSPSA; via the coding sequence ATTCGCAGCTTCATCTACGACACCCTGATCCTGAGGCTCACCTCCCGGTGGTACGCGGAGGTGCTGCGGCGCGTCCCCGAGGGCGCCGCGTTGCTGGACGTGGGGATCGGCACGGCCGGCGCCCTGCTGGCGAACGACGATCTGGTGAAGCGAAAGCGCCTGCGCATCGTCGGCATCGACATCGACGCCGACTACGTTGCGCGGGCACGGCAACGGCTTGGGCATTCCTCGCTGAGCGGTCTTGCCGAGGTACGGCTCGAATCCGTCTACGACCACCACGGCGGGCCGTATGACGCGGTGTACTTCTCCGGAAGCTTCATGCTCCTTCCCGCGCCCGAGCAGGCGTTGCGGCATTGTTGCGCGCTGCTGAACCCGGGCGGACGCATCTTCTTCACGCAGACCATCCAGAAACAGCCGGCCCGGTGGATGGAGACTCTCAAGCCGATGCTGAAGCGGGTCACGAGCATCGATTTCGGCCGCGTGACCTACGAGGCCGATTTCAGGGCCCAGATCCACGCCGCCGGTCTGGAGCTGGAGGAATTCACCGCCCTGGCACAGCACGGAAGCCGGGCCTCGTACATTGCCGTGGCGCGACCTGCTCACACCCGCATCGTCGCACATCCCCGGCAGCCCTCTCCCTCTGCCTGA
- a CDS encoding NAD(P)H-dependent oxidoreductase produces the protein MDAARASWLADGSRMNLVAVVGSARRDGDCTRLIDAVLAGRPAQRFDLASLHVRDYEYGRAVEGDDFLAVAEALANADGVLFATPVYWYAMSGVLKRFFDRLTDLITVQKPLGRRLAGRSVWVAACGTDPALPEGFDVPFRRTAAYFDMIYDSTLYVSIRNGEVLSSEQAREADEFGARIFRAAASRTTQPE, from the coding sequence ATGGACGCCGCCCGCGCCTCGTGGCTTGCCGACGGTTCGCGTATGAACCTTGTCGCGGTCGTCGGGAGTGCCCGGCGGGACGGTGATTGCACCCGGCTCATCGACGCGGTGCTCGCGGGGCGGCCTGCACAGCGGTTCGACCTCGCGTCGCTGCACGTTCGCGATTACGAGTATGGCCGGGCCGTCGAGGGAGACGATTTCCTGGCCGTGGCGGAGGCGCTTGCGAATGCGGACGGCGTCCTCTTCGCCACGCCGGTCTATTGGTATGCTATGAGCGGCGTGCTGAAGCGCTTCTTCGATCGGCTGACGGATCTCATAACCGTACAGAAGCCGCTGGGGCGCCGCCTTGCTGGACGCTCCGTGTGGGTGGCCGCGTGCGGGACGGACCCCGCACTCCCGGAGGGCTTCGACGTCCCCTTTCGGAGAACGGCAGCATACTTCGACATGATCTACGACAGTACGCTCTACGTGAGCATCCGGAACGGCGAGGTGCTGTCGTCCGAGCAGGCGAGAGAGGCGGACGAGTTCGGGGCCCGAATATTCAGGGCAGCAGCTTCCCGGACGACGCAGCCAGAGTGA
- a CDS encoding DUF6155 family protein, whose product MSSVKRRELKAFLNGLSKEQLIEQIAALCEAVPQAADFYRTKLRAGDDAAVAQEYKEKIRREFARWSTGGFRLSSARKLVTDFDKIAGSAGTPVDVMLTYVEEGIDAVLYVGGLDASFANSMVSMYRNAVHRVVQHDLQAEYGARCDALRAKGAPLGWYLGDSLDEIYMEYLYDDPEDA is encoded by the coding sequence ATGTCATCGGTCAAGCGCCGCGAACTGAAGGCGTTTCTGAACGGGCTCTCCAAGGAACAGCTCATCGAGCAGATCGCCGCACTCTGCGAGGCCGTTCCGCAGGCGGCGGACTTCTACCGGACCAAGCTTCGGGCCGGGGACGACGCTGCGGTCGCCCAGGAATACAAGGAGAAGATCCGCCGCGAGTTCGCCCGCTGGTCCACGGGCGGATTCAGGTTGAGCAGTGCGCGCAAACTGGTGACCGACTTCGACAAGATCGCGGGCTCCGCCGGAACGCCTGTGGACGTAATGCTCACGTACGTCGAGGAAGGCATCGACGCGGTCCTCTATGTCGGCGGGCTGGATGCGAGCTTCGCGAACAGCATGGTCAGCATGTATCGCAACGCCGTTCATCGCGTCGTCCAGCACGATCTGCAGGCGGAGTACGGCGCCCGGTGCGATGCGTTGCGAGCCAAAGGCGCCCCGCTAGGCTGGTACCTGGGGGACAGCCTCGACGAGATCTACATGGAATACCTGTACGATGATCCTGAGGATGCGTAG
- a CDS encoding cupin domain-containing protein has protein sequence MSHDRAAQLIATLGLKPHPEGGHYREVFRSSASVQPGDGRGERCGLTTIYFLLSAGEQSRLHRVTSDEAWHFYEGDPLDLLWTGAGPAGLYQARLGPVAACMAPVAVVPAGAWQAARSSGVYTLVGCSVGPGFDFADFQMLGDHPELAEDLCARHPGLRPYV, from the coding sequence ATGTCGCACGATCGCGCCGCGCAGCTGATCGCGACGCTCGGGCTGAAGCCGCACCCCGAAGGCGGGCACTACCGCGAGGTGTTCCGCTCGTCAGCATCCGTCCAGCCGGGCGACGGGCGGGGCGAGCGGTGCGGGCTGACGACGATCTACTTCCTGTTGAGCGCGGGCGAGCAGAGCCGGCTTCACCGCGTCACCTCGGACGAGGCGTGGCACTTTTACGAAGGTGATCCCCTGGACCTGCTCTGGACGGGTGCCGGGCCCGCGGGGCTGTACCAGGCGCGCCTCGGGCCGGTCGCGGCCTGCATGGCCCCCGTCGCCGTGGTGCCCGCCGGTGCCTGGCAGGCGGCGCGCTCGAGTGGCGTGTACACGCTGGTGGGGTGCAGCGTGGGGCCGGGCTTCGACTTTGCCGACTTCCAGATGCTCGGCGACCATCCGGAACTCGCCGAAGATCTGTGTGCGCGGCATCCTGGCTTGCGTCCGTACGTCTGA
- a CDS encoding SAM-dependent methyltransferase, producing MPFRSAGLSPRLAAIVDALPLRPGMRVLEIGCGPGAAARAVARRIGDGHVLAIDRSQKAVEQARAGSGDEIAAGRLSVRRAAVEEFQLQAGEAPYDIAFAIRVGALDGRHPETEQQALRRIAAALVPGGRLFVDRGDPLREIPLAPAAAEDAVPRPT from the coding sequence ATGCCGTTCCGATCCGCTGGCCTGTCACCGCGTCTCGCGGCGATCGTAGACGCCCTGCCGCTGCGCCCGGGAATGCGCGTGCTCGAGATCGGATGTGGGCCAGGTGCGGCGGCCCGGGCGGTCGCGCGCCGGATTGGCGATGGGCACGTGCTCGCCATCGATCGCTCCCAGAAAGCGGTAGAGCAGGCGAGGGCGGGATCGGGCGATGAGATCGCGGCCGGACGGCTGAGCGTGCGCCGGGCGGCCGTGGAGGAGTTCCAGCTGCAGGCTGGCGAAGCACCTTATGACATTGCGTTCGCCATCCGCGTCGGCGCGCTGGACGGGCGCCACCCCGAGACGGAGCAGCAAGCCCTGCGGCGGATCGCGGCGGCGCTCGTTCCCGGTGGACGCCTGTTCGTCGACCGGGGAGACCCGCTCCGTGAGATCCCCCTCGCCCCCGCCGCGGCTGAAGATGCGGTGCCCCGGCCGACGTAG